In one Procambarus clarkii isolate CNS0578487 chromosome 29, FALCON_Pclarkii_2.0, whole genome shotgun sequence genomic region, the following are encoded:
- the LOC138369637 gene encoding uncharacterized protein has translation MPPPKPESKSLTYTTNNRGPRTEPRGTPPTTPSHSDLTPPIPTLCLPRNSHAPIQVNTAPPIPRASIPPTSPSCGTASKALPKSRHTTSQSPPPPTAPTMLEQKVSKFVKHERPPAKPCFDPPTNLCFSRWRRTVFATTDSSNSPTTDARPISRQPDASDPSPLPKTGPTLATLHDSGTPPDSIDPSNMVDSGSESSSPHSPSTPANTPPGPGDLFGPSPSKCLITPSMETDKPANQSPSPPTQTRSAEGTLLSSSPANTDTKYSSKIPLISPSPSATRPVSDFNGPILSLVLVRYN, from the coding sequence ATGCCGCCACCCAAACCCGAATCCAAGTCACTCACATACActacaaacaacagaggtcccaggacagagccccgaggcactccaccaacaacaccatcccACTCTGACCTAACCCCACCCATACCAACTCTCTGTCTCCCCCGGAACAGCCACGCCCCAATCCAAGTTAacacagcacccccaataccacgagcCTCTATCCCCCCAACCAGTCCCTCATGTGGCACCGCATCAAAAGCCTTGCCAAAGTCAAggcacacaacatcacaatccccaccaccaccaaccgcccCAACCATGCTGGAACAAAAAgtcagcaaatttgttaaacatgaacggccacccGCAAAACCATGCTTCGACCCACCCACCAATTTAtgcttttcaagatggagacgaactgTATTTGCAACCACTGATTCAAGTAACTCTCCCACAACAGACGCCAGGCCAATTAGCCGACAGCCCGACGCAAGTGATCCATCTCCCCTCCCAAAAACTGGTCCCACACTAGCCACCCTCCACGACTCCGGCACTCCGCCCGACTCCATTGATCCCTCAaacatggtagacagtggctcggaaagctcctccccGCACTCCCCAAGCACCCCGGCAAACACCCCACCCGGCCCCGGGGACCTGTTTGGTCCCAGTCCCTCTAAATGTTTAATTACACCCTCCATGGAAACTGATAAACCAGCCAACCAGTCCCCATCCCCACCCACACAGACCCGCTCGGCCGAAGGCACACTGCTAAGCTCCTCCCCAGCAaacacagatacaaaatattcgtCAAAAATACCACTCATCTCCCCGTCACCATCCGCTAcccgacctgtctcagattttaatggacctatcctttccctagtcttagttcgatataactga